The Thioalkalivibrio thiocyanodenitrificans ARhD 1 genome window below encodes:
- a CDS encoding HvfX family Cu-binding RiPP maturation protein, translating to MWLAEVVRRAFEGLDRAGQWLATLPIRLLLAFEFGNAGLEKLRGDNWFAHIQDDFLFPFSILPVGLSWFLATWTEILAAIALVIGLGTRFAVISLIILDIVAWHSVHAGNGYNVCDNGWLLPLFFMVMLVTLLFTGPGKLSVDALIKAGTKYKIQG from the coding sequence ATGTGGCTGGCTGAAGTGGTACGACGTGCCTTCGAAGGGCTGGACCGCGCCGGGCAATGGCTGGCAACCCTGCCGATCCGGCTGTTGCTGGCCTTCGAGTTCGGCAACGCAGGCCTTGAAAAACTGCGGGGCGACAACTGGTTCGCACACATTCAGGATGACTTTCTCTTCCCCTTCAGCATCCTCCCCGTTGGGCTTTCCTGGTTCCTGGCCACCTGGACGGAGATCCTCGCCGCCATCGCGCTGGTCATCGGGCTGGGCACCCGCTTTGCCGTGATCTCCCTGATTATCCTGGACATCGTCGCCTGGCACAGCGTGCACGCCGGCAACGGCTACAACGTCTGCGACAACGGCTGGCTGCTGCCGCTGTTCTTTATGGTGATGCTGGTGACGCTGCTGTTCACGGGGCCGGGCAAACTGAGCGTCGATGCGCTGATAAAGGCAGGTACAAAGTACAAGATACAAGGGTAA
- a CDS encoding anti-sigma factor: protein MNYDNPELRRRLAAEYALGTLRGAARRRFERLLVRDPDLQARVAAWEERLAGMAWTAAPEARVPERIWTTVSGRVEASGSTARRHGLWNSLAFWRGMGFAATAVALVLLVLPVDPPTRAPDAMPERVAMIAESGSDAMGWVVTAAAGGQQIRARALSPPEMPEGEVCVLWLVWPDGTVRAVGVLPEYGQATLAMPITDRQPYQAQVAVTIERVSDIPMDSPAGPNVYRGPWMEL from the coding sequence ATGAACTATGACAACCCGGAACTGCGCCGGCGGCTCGCTGCCGAGTATGCGCTGGGCACCCTGCGCGGTGCGGCCCGGCGGCGTTTCGAGCGCCTGCTCGTCCGGGACCCGGACCTGCAGGCCCGGGTCGCCGCGTGGGAGGAACGTCTCGCCGGCATGGCCTGGACGGCGGCGCCCGAGGCCCGGGTGCCGGAGCGGATCTGGACGACCGTCTCCGGACGCGTCGAGGCTTCGGGCTCGACGGCCCGGCGGCACGGGCTCTGGAACAGCCTTGCCTTCTGGCGGGGCATGGGCTTTGCCGCCACGGCTGTCGCCCTCGTGCTGCTGGTGCTGCCCGTGGATCCGCCCACCCGGGCGCCGGACGCGATGCCCGAACGGGTGGCGATGATCGCCGAATCCGGCAGTGATGCCATGGGCTGGGTGGTGACAGCCGCCGCGGGCGGGCAACAGATCCGGGCACGGGCCCTGTCCCCGCCCGAGATGCCCGAGGGCGAGGTCTGCGTCCTGTGGCTGGTGTGGCCGGACGGCACGGTGCGTGCCGTGGGCGTCCTTCCGGAATACGGCCAGGCGACTCTCGCCATGCCGATTACGGATCGCCAGCCCTATCAGGCACAGGTGGCCGTGACCATCGAACGCGTCAGCGACATCCCCATGGATTCTCCGGCGGGGCCGAACGTCTATCGAGGCCCCTGGATGGAGCTCTGA
- a CDS encoding carboxymuconolactone decarboxylase family protein translates to MNATTRFPCHDDASAPREAGPAFEASTAKFGMVPNLIRTMCTSPQLAEGYLALSTLFEQTSLSVAERHVVLLTVSAGHECHYCMAAHSITADMNQVPGEITEALREGRTLADRRLEALRQFTRAMVEQRGWVAPDRVNDFLNAGFTPQQALEVVLGIGLKTLSNYTNHLADTPLDEAFAGRAWQGPGQGR, encoded by the coding sequence ATGAACGCGACCACCCGATTCCCCTGCCACGACGATGCTTCCGCCCCCCGGGAGGCCGGCCCGGCGTTCGAGGCCAGTACCGCCAAGTTCGGCATGGTGCCGAACCTGATCCGCACCATGTGCACCTCCCCGCAACTGGCCGAGGGCTACCTGGCGCTGAGCACCCTGTTCGAGCAAACCAGCCTGTCGGTTGCCGAGCGCCACGTGGTGCTCCTCACGGTCAGTGCCGGTCATGAATGCCACTACTGCATGGCCGCCCACAGCATCACCGCCGACATGAACCAGGTGCCCGGCGAGATCACGGAGGCCCTGCGCGAGGGGCGCACCCTCGCGGACCGGCGGCTGGAGGCCCTGCGCCAGTTCACCCGGGCCATGGTGGAACAAAGGGGCTGGGTGGCACCCGACCGGGTGAACGATTTCCTCAACGCCGGCTTTACCCCGCAGCAGGCCCTGGAGGTTGTGCTTGGTATCGGCCTGAAGACCCTGAGCAACTACACCAATCATCTGGCGGACACGCCCCTGGACGAGGCCTTTGCGGGACGCGCATGGCAGGGACCCGGACAGGGGCGGTGA
- a CDS encoding sigma-70 family RNA polymerase sigma factor, translating to MTNARSPDLAQLLSQCALGNRAAFEQLYRATSPKLFAIAVRILNSEALAEECLQDAYVKIWHRAGDYRPHLASPVTWLVTIVRNGALDTLRRNRRQITLQDPAHLEFLMDEWNTAPGPDGLDNDSDRLRDCLGQLSDDQRRCLEIAYFQGLSHAEVAELTRTPLGTVKTWIRRGLEQLRKCLDV from the coding sequence GTGACAAACGCCCGATCCCCCGACCTCGCACAACTGCTCAGCCAATGCGCCCTCGGCAACCGGGCCGCCTTCGAACAGTTGTATCGCGCAACCTCGCCGAAACTGTTTGCCATCGCCGTGCGTATATTGAACAGCGAGGCCCTGGCCGAGGAGTGCCTGCAGGACGCCTACGTGAAGATCTGGCACCGGGCGGGGGATTACCGTCCCCACCTGGCCAGCCCGGTCACCTGGCTGGTGACCATCGTGCGCAACGGCGCCCTTGACACTCTGCGACGCAATCGCCGTCAGATTACGCTGCAGGACCCGGCACACCTGGAGTTCCTCATGGATGAGTGGAACACGGCACCCGGACCGGACGGCCTCGACAATGACAGCGACAGGCTCCGGGACTGTCTCGGCCAATTGAGCGATGATCAGCGCCGTTGTCTGGAGATCGCCTATTTTCAGGGCCTTAGCCACGCTGAAGTGGCGGAACTGACCCGCACGCCCCTGGGCACGGTCAAGACGTGGATCCGGCGGGGGTTGGAGCAACTGAGGAAGTGTCTGGACGTCTGA
- a CDS encoding HvfB family MNIO-type RiPP peptide maturase — MPDNESRTRYAVHGAGLGLRRDLMEDLETAAPGRVDFMEVAPENWIGVGGRMGRQFRAFTERFPFVCHGLSLSIGSPAPLDEALLADIRAFLDEHGIRLYTEHLSYCSDDGHLYDLLPIPFTEEAVHYVAERVRRAQDILGRRIALENASYYAAIGAEMSELAFVNAVLSEADCDLLLDVNNIYVNSVNHGYDPAAFLKGLPGERIVYAHVAGHYNEAQDLIVDTHGAEVINPVWSLLETAYAHFGVFPTLLERDFNFPPVEKLLDEVDTIRGLQERAATS, encoded by the coding sequence ATGCCGGACAACGAATCCAGAACCCGCTACGCGGTACACGGGGCCGGGCTCGGCCTGCGCCGGGATCTGATGGAGGACCTGGAAACCGCCGCGCCCGGGCGCGTGGATTTCATGGAGGTGGCTCCCGAAAACTGGATCGGCGTGGGCGGCCGGATGGGCCGGCAGTTCCGTGCCTTCACGGAACGCTTTCCCTTCGTCTGTCACGGCCTGTCCCTGTCCATCGGCAGCCCCGCCCCCCTGGACGAGGCGCTGCTTGCCGACATCCGCGCCTTTCTCGATGAACACGGCATCCGCCTGTACACGGAGCACTTGTCCTATTGCTCCGACGACGGGCATCTCTACGACCTGCTGCCCATCCCCTTCACGGAGGAGGCGGTGCATTACGTGGCCGAACGCGTGCGCCGGGCCCAGGATATCCTGGGGCGGCGCATCGCCCTGGAGAATGCATCCTACTACGCGGCCATCGGCGCCGAGATGAGCGAACTGGCGTTCGTCAACGCGGTCCTGTCCGAGGCCGACTGCGATCTCCTGCTGGACGTGAACAACATCTACGTCAACAGCGTGAACCACGGCTACGACCCGGCGGCCTTCCTCAAGGGACTGCCCGGTGAACGCATCGTGTACGCCCACGTGGCCGGCCATTACAACGAGGCGCAGGACCTGATCGTGGACACGCACGGGGCGGAGGTGATCAACCCGGTGTGGTCCCTGCTTGAGACTGCCTACGCCCACTTCGGCGTGTTCCCCACCCTGCTGGAACGGGATTTCAATTTCCCGCCGGTGGAAAAGCTGCTGGACGAGGTGGACACCATCCGCGGGCTGCAGGAACGGGCCGCGACCTCATGA
- a CDS encoding TetR/AcrR family transcriptional regulator, with translation MATSPDTRRRLLDNARSLIHLRGYGAVGVAEICARSGVRKGSFYHFFPSKQALTLAMLEDHFEIFEDQLLVPAFDRRTPPMERFEAFVRHLHDHQAGTAAGTGHLPGCPFGNLGLELAAHDEPIRIKVESLLQRIRGYFQAALEDALAEGILTGTDPRATAEAMLAYLEGVLLLARTRNDARLILELGPAVSDIRIPSPAD, from the coding sequence ATGGCAACCTCACCCGACACGCGGCGGCGTCTGCTGGACAACGCCCGCTCCCTCATCCACCTGCGTGGCTACGGTGCGGTCGGCGTGGCGGAGATCTGTGCCCGGTCCGGGGTGCGAAAGGGCAGCTTCTATCACTTCTTTCCCAGCAAACAGGCCCTGACTCTGGCCATGCTGGAGGACCACTTTGAGATCTTCGAAGACCAACTGCTCGTTCCGGCCTTCGATCGCCGGACCCCCCCCATGGAACGCTTCGAGGCCTTTGTACGGCACCTCCACGACCACCAGGCGGGCACCGCGGCCGGCACCGGGCATCTGCCGGGATGCCCGTTCGGCAACCTGGGGCTGGAACTGGCCGCCCACGATGAACCCATCCGTATCAAGGTGGAGTCCCTCCTGCAGCGCATCCGTGGGTATTTCCAGGCTGCCCTGGAGGACGCCCTGGCCGAAGGCATCCTGACGGGGACGGATCCGCGCGCCACGGCCGAGGCGATGCTCGCCTACCTGGAGGGGGTGCTCCTGCTCGCCAGGACACGCAACGATGCACGCCTGATCCTGGAGCTGGGCCCCGCAGTGAGCGATATACGCATCCCCTCCCCTGCAGATTGA
- a CDS encoding TonB-dependent receptor domain-containing protein, producing MRHISFRSRSLAGLGLILSAHAAAMPAHGADVLDPIIVTTATRTAVTADETLAPVTIITREDIERTPAVDVADLLNTHANIDVARNGGFGQPVSTFIRGANSSHTLVLVDGVRINPGTIGLAALQNIDPAHVERIEVVRGPRSALYGSDAIGGGINVITREPPEGGRWEASAGAGNHGARSGRASVGGAQGPWRGGVSVSHFEADGYPVVSDAETDHGHRNTSFNAHAGVDLGAWDVDLNHWQAEGRTEYWSFGDLSQDFLDRVTALTGRYGTHGPSSGRLRVTYHRSRIDQNDENFLGDLDHAHTTRTGVEWQHDHAIAPNQLLTLGIGWEREEVNALSFGTRIDERNHVRSGFVQHDLEAGPHRVIGALRVTDHDAFGSRTTGNLDYGYRLSSRWRLTAGAGTAYRAPDNTDRFGFGGNPDLRPETSRSVEAGVRFQPAPGTRWRAVVFENRIRDLIIFDGTRMENVERARITGLEVSVDHRAGPWRSRAELLWQTPRNETRDERLPRRARERAAFTLAYDQGRSDYQAQVVAVGGRKDSSFSDETLSGYGLLNLSAGHRLSGIWMLRGTVENLLDRDYETAAGYPARGRFVMLTLSAGGGL from the coding sequence ATGCGACATATTTCTTTTCGATCCCGGTCTCTCGCCGGACTGGGCCTGATCCTGTCGGCACACGCGGCGGCCATGCCCGCCCATGGTGCCGATGTCCTGGACCCCATCATCGTGACCACGGCCACCCGAACGGCCGTGACGGCGGACGAGACCCTGGCGCCGGTGACCATCATCACGCGCGAGGACATCGAGCGGACGCCGGCGGTGGATGTGGCGGATCTGCTGAATACCCATGCCAATATCGACGTGGCACGCAACGGGGGCTTCGGTCAGCCGGTGTCCACCTTCATTCGCGGTGCCAACAGCAGTCACACGCTGGTGCTGGTGGATGGCGTGCGCATCAACCCCGGCACCATCGGGCTGGCTGCGCTGCAGAACATCGATCCGGCCCACGTCGAGCGCATCGAGGTGGTGCGCGGTCCGCGCTCGGCCCTGTACGGCTCCGATGCCATCGGCGGGGGGATCAACGTCATCACCCGCGAGCCGCCGGAAGGGGGGCGCTGGGAGGCGTCCGCCGGTGCCGGAAACCATGGCGCCCGCAGCGGGCGCGCCTCCGTTGGCGGGGCGCAGGGACCGTGGCGGGGTGGAGTGTCGGTGAGTCACTTCGAGGCCGACGGCTATCCGGTGGTCTCCGATGCCGAGACCGATCACGGTCATCGCAACACCTCGTTCAACGCCCATGCCGGCGTCGATCTGGGGGCCTGGGACGTGGATCTGAACCACTGGCAGGCTGAAGGGCGTACCGAGTACTGGAGCTTTGGCGACCTGAGCCAGGATTTCCTGGATCGGGTCACGGCGCTCACGGGACGTTACGGGACCCACGGCCCTTCCTCGGGCCGGCTGCGGGTGACCTATCATCGCAGCCGGATCGACCAGAATGACGAGAACTTCCTTGGCGACCTGGACCATGCCCACACGACCCGCACCGGCGTGGAATGGCAGCATGATCACGCCATCGCCCCCAACCAGTTGTTGACACTGGGGATCGGCTGGGAACGCGAGGAGGTGAATGCCCTGTCCTTCGGCACCCGTATCGACGAACGCAATCACGTGCGCTCCGGCTTCGTCCAGCATGATCTGGAAGCGGGGCCGCACCGGGTGATCGGCGCCTTGCGCGTCACCGACCACGACGCCTTCGGCAGCCGCACCACGGGGAATCTGGACTACGGGTACCGGCTGTCATCCCGGTGGCGTCTCACCGCGGGCGCGGGTACCGCCTACCGCGCGCCGGACAACACCGACCGTTTCGGCTTCGGCGGCAACCCGGACCTGCGCCCCGAAACCTCGCGCAGCGTGGAAGCGGGCGTGCGTTTTCAGCCGGCCCCGGGCACGCGGTGGCGGGCTGTCGTGTTCGAGAACCGCATCCGCGATCTGATCATCTTTGACGGTACGCGGATGGAGAACGTGGAGCGGGCGCGCATCACCGGACTGGAGGTATCCGTGGACCACCGTGCCGGGCCCTGGCGCAGCCGTGCGGAGCTTCTCTGGCAGACGCCGCGCAACGAGACGCGCGACGAGCGCCTGCCGCGCCGGGCCCGGGAACGGGCCGCGTTCACCCTGGCCTACGATCAGGGCCGCTCGGACTACCAGGCGCAGGTGGTGGCCGTGGGCGGACGCAAGGATTCGAGCTTCAGCGATGAGACGCTCTCCGGCTATGGTCTGCTGAACCTGTCCGCCGGCCATCGCCTGAGTGGCATCTGGATGCTGCGGGGCACGGTGGAGAATCTGCTGGACCGGGATTACGAGACCGCCGCGGGCTATCCCGCGCGCGGGCGATTTGTCATGCTGACCCTCTCGGCCGGGGGCGGCCTGTAA
- a CDS encoding HvfC family RiPP maturation protein has translation MNRVPRFQQLQHALTAHLRDPKAHPPPHGVEDRRIGIYRELIYNNVEGFLSRGFPVIRGLHGDAAWHELVRDFLRGHRASTPYFLEIGREFVAWLQDGRNPHAGDPPFLAELAHYEYAEVALTVAEAPAGWQPLPVDTDLLEEKPLLSPLAWLLGYRFPVHRIGPGNRPGQVPDTPTHLMMHRTSADRIAFLELNPVTARLVHLIQHNERRSARALLEDIATELGHDDPEAVIRGGLEILGELREREVLGRMKDGGWRMEDESKDNVGPASSRTTVR, from the coding sequence ATGAACAGGGTACCGCGCTTTCAGCAGCTTCAGCATGCCCTCACCGCCCACCTGCGGGATCCGAAGGCCCATCCACCGCCGCACGGCGTCGAGGATCGGCGCATCGGAATCTACCGGGAGCTGATCTACAACAACGTGGAAGGGTTTCTCTCCCGCGGCTTCCCGGTGATCCGGGGTCTCCATGGGGATGCCGCCTGGCATGAGCTGGTGCGTGATTTCCTGCGCGGCCACCGGGCATCGACCCCCTACTTCCTGGAGATCGGCCGGGAGTTCGTGGCCTGGCTGCAGGATGGTCGCAATCCGCACGCCGGGGACCCGCCGTTCCTGGCGGAGCTGGCCCATTACGAGTACGCGGAAGTGGCCCTGACGGTGGCCGAAGCCCCGGCCGGGTGGCAGCCTCTGCCCGTCGACACGGACCTTCTGGAGGAGAAACCCCTGCTCTCACCCCTGGCCTGGCTGCTGGGCTACCGCTTTCCGGTACACCGCATCGGTCCCGGGAACCGCCCGGGCCAGGTCCCGGACACACCCACACACCTGATGATGCATCGCACGTCCGCGGATCGCATCGCCTTCCTGGAACTCAATCCGGTCACCGCCCGGCTGGTTCATCTCATTCAGCACAACGAACGTCGATCGGCGCGGGCATTGCTCGAAGACATCGCGACGGAACTGGGACATGACGACCCGGAGGCGGTCATTCGGGGCGGGCTCGAGATCCTCGGGGAACTCAGGGAGCGGGAGGTTTTGGGAAGGATGAAGGATGGAGGATGGAGGATGGAGGATGAATCGAAGGATAACGTAGGCCCGGCTTCGTCCCGAACTACAGTACGCTGA
- a CDS encoding DUF1841 family protein, which translates to MYEQASREQLRRMYAEAWRKRRSGDALEPLERQIAELVAEHPEYQPMLEGPDATLAAEFTPEGGRSNPFLHMGMHLAIREQAGTDRPTGFTEAYQRAVHKLGAHEAEHAIMECLGTALWEAQRGGRMPDEQAYLECVRRLA; encoded by the coding sequence ATGTACGAGCAAGCCTCCCGTGAACAGCTCCGCCGCATGTACGCCGAGGCCTGGCGCAAGCGCCGGTCAGGGGACGCTCTGGAGCCACTGGAGCGGCAGATCGCCGAGCTGGTGGCCGAACACCCAGAGTACCAGCCCATGCTGGAGGGTCCCGATGCGACGCTCGCCGCCGAATTCACCCCCGAGGGCGGGCGGTCCAACCCCTTTCTGCACATGGGCATGCACTTGGCCATCCGCGAGCAGGCGGGTACCGATCGCCCCACGGGCTTTACCGAGGCCTATCAGCGTGCGGTGCACAAGCTCGGTGCCCACGAGGCCGAGCACGCCATCATGGAATGTCTCGGCACGGCACTCTGGGAGGCCCAGCGCGGCGGACGTATGCCTGATGAGCAGGCCTATCTGGAATGCGTAAGGCGGCTGGCCTGA
- the dsrE2 gene encoding sulfur carrier protein DsrE2 produces the protein MSEKKLAIIATKGSLDWGYPPFILASTAAALGYQVQVFFTFYGLQLLKKNMDVKVTSLGNPGMPMPMPMPVLLQALPGMQSMMTMMMKKKMASKGVASLEDLRALCLEADVKMIACQMTVDLFDMPTSEFIDGIEYGGAATFFEFAGESDITLFI, from the coding sequence ATGTCTGAGAAGAAACTGGCCATCATCGCCACCAAGGGTTCGCTGGACTGGGGCTATCCCCCTTTCATCCTGGCCTCCACGGCGGCTGCACTCGGCTACCAGGTTCAGGTATTCTTCACCTTCTACGGTCTGCAGTTGCTCAAGAAGAACATGGACGTGAAGGTCACGTCCCTGGGTAATCCCGGGATGCCCATGCCCATGCCCATGCCGGTGCTGCTTCAGGCCCTGCCGGGCATGCAGAGCATGATGACCATGATGATGAAGAAGAAAATGGCCTCCAAGGGTGTCGCCAGCCTCGAGGATCTGCGGGCGCTTTGTCTGGAAGCGGACGTGAAGATGATCGCCTGCCAGATGACGGTGGATCTGTTCGATATGCCCACCTCCGAGTTCATCGATGGCATCGAGTACGGAGGCGCCGCCACCTTCTTCGAGTTTGCCGGCGAATCGGATATCACTCTATTCATCTGA
- a CDS encoding HvfA family oxazolone/thioamide-modified RiPP metallophore, which yields MSSNIRKPLGAAALGALFVGSMAVAPMASAAENPFSMQSLSSGYTVADKHGGEGRCGEGRCGGASSDKDKDAEGKCGGDASSDKDKGSEGKCGEGRCGSN from the coding sequence ATGTCCAGCAATATTCGCAAGCCTCTCGGTGCCGCAGCCCTGGGCGCCCTGTTCGTCGGCTCAATGGCCGTCGCTCCCATGGCCTCTGCCGCCGAGAACCCCTTCAGCATGCAGAGCCTGTCCAGCGGCTACACCGTGGCCGACAAGCACGGCGGCGAAGGCCGCTGCGGTGAAGGCCGTTGCGGCGGCGCCTCGTCCGACAAGGACAAGGATGCCGAAGGCAAGTGCGGCGGTGACGCCTCGTCCGACAAGGACAAGGGTTCGGAAGGCAAGTGCGGTGAAGGCCGCTGCGGCAGCAACTGA
- a CDS encoding TetR/AcrR family transcriptional regulator: MTEQLAKSMPPEAVGRGAENRERIVAAADRLFYERGFQATSFSDIAEVAGVPKGNFYYYFKTKDALLEGVIEWRRSCLKALLDNLNRTYDEPRPRLMALLQGLCAGEDDIVRYGCPMGTLSAELCKTGHPLRARAQALLEIIRDWIAAQLEAMGQADAPELAREIQTRSQGVTLLAHAYGDHGMLTEGMARVRRWVEAVLDGRTF, translated from the coding sequence ATGACTGAACAACTTGCCAAGAGTATGCCCCCCGAGGCGGTCGGCCGTGGCGCGGAGAACCGGGAACGGATCGTCGCCGCGGCCGACCGCCTGTTCTACGAGCGGGGATTTCAGGCCACTTCCTTCAGTGACATCGCCGAGGTGGCCGGTGTACCCAAGGGCAACTTCTATTACTACTTCAAGACGAAGGATGCGCTCCTGGAAGGCGTGATCGAGTGGCGGCGCAGTTGCCTGAAGGCGCTTCTCGATAACCTGAACCGCACCTACGATGAACCCCGTCCTCGGCTCATGGCACTGCTCCAGGGCCTGTGTGCGGGAGAGGATGACATCGTGCGCTATGGCTGCCCCATGGGGACCCTGAGCGCGGAACTCTGCAAGACCGGTCACCCGCTGCGTGCACGCGCGCAGGCCCTGCTGGAGATCATCCGCGACTGGATTGCCGCTCAGCTGGAGGCCATGGGGCAGGCCGATGCACCGGAGTTGGCCCGCGAGATCCAGACCCGCAGCCAGGGCGTGACCCTGCTGGCCCACGCGTATGGCGACCACGGCATGCTGACCGAAGGCATGGCGCGCGTGCGGCGCTGGGTCGAGGCGGTGCTGGACGGTCGTACTTTTTGA
- the nth gene encoding endonuclease III, which translates to MNASKRREIFERLRAANPHPTTELNYRTPFELLVAVVLSAQATDKGVNKATASLFPVADTPTAILDLGLEGLKDHIRTIGLYNSKAENIIRTCRILVERHGGEVPRDRESLEALPGVGRKTANVILNTAFGEPTMAVDTHIFRVANRTGLAPGGTPLAVEKKLLKVIPLEFLKDAHHWLILHGRYTCTARNPKCPDCIISDLCEYKGKTGIQEAGSGRQGKAASKA; encoded by the coding sequence ATGAACGCTTCCAAGCGCCGCGAGATCTTCGAGCGCCTTCGCGCCGCGAACCCGCATCCCACCACGGAGCTGAACTACCGCACGCCCTTCGAGCTGCTGGTGGCGGTGGTGCTGTCGGCGCAGGCCACGGACAAGGGCGTCAACAAGGCCACGGCCAGTCTGTTTCCCGTGGCCGATACGCCGACGGCGATCCTGGACCTGGGGCTCGAAGGCCTGAAGGACCACATCCGGACCATTGGCCTCTACAACAGCAAGGCCGAGAACATCATCCGGACCTGCCGCATCCTCGTCGAACGGCACGGCGGTGAAGTGCCCCGGGACCGGGAGTCCCTGGAAGCCCTGCCCGGGGTGGGCCGCAAGACCGCCAACGTGATCCTCAACACCGCATTCGGCGAACCCACCATGGCCGTGGACACACACATCTTCCGGGTGGCCAACCGCACCGGGCTCGCCCCGGGCGGAACGCCGCTGGCCGTGGAAAAGAAACTGCTCAAGGTCATCCCCCTCGAATTCCTCAAGGACGCCCACCACTGGCTGATCCTGCACGGGCGCTACACCTGTACGGCGCGCAACCCCAAATGCCCGGACTGCATCATTTCGGATCTGTGTGAATACAAGGGAAAAACCGGGATACAGGAGGCGGGATCCGGGAGGCAGGGGAAGGCCGCGTCCAAAGCCTGA
- a CDS encoding ROK family protein — MYRIGIDLGGTKTEIIVLDEHGQVRLRRRVPTPRDDYEGTLSTVASLVREAEAELGTSATVGVGTPGAVSARTGRMKNCNSVWLNGRPLREDLEARLDRPVRIANDANCLALSEATDGAGAGAAVVFAVILGTGTGAGLVVDGRLLTGANAIAGEWGHNPLPWSREDEHPGPECYCGRRGCLETWLSGSGLAADHRRMTGQTLDVRTIAARALGGDRDCAATLSRHEDRLARGLAHVVNILDPQVIVLAGGVSAIPGLYAGVPERWGQYIFSDQVDTRILPARHGDSSGVRGAAWLWPAAPEA; from the coding sequence ATGTACCGGATCGGCATCGACCTGGGGGGCACCAAGACCGAGATCATCGTTCTGGATGAACACGGGCAGGTGCGGCTTCGGCGCCGCGTGCCGACGCCGCGGGACGACTACGAAGGCACGCTGTCCACCGTCGCCTCCCTGGTACGCGAGGCGGAAGCGGAACTGGGCACGAGCGCCACCGTGGGCGTGGGCACGCCGGGGGCCGTCTCGGCGCGCACCGGGCGCATGAAGAACTGCAATTCCGTGTGGCTCAACGGCCGGCCGCTGCGCGAGGATCTGGAGGCGCGCCTGGACCGGCCGGTGCGCATCGCAAATGACGCCAACTGTCTGGCCCTGTCCGAGGCCACCGACGGCGCGGGCGCCGGCGCGGCGGTGGTGTTCGCCGTGATCCTCGGTACCGGCACCGGGGCGGGGCTCGTCGTGGACGGCCGGCTGCTCACCGGGGCCAACGCCATCGCGGGCGAGTGGGGTCACAACCCGTTGCCCTGGTCCCGGGAGGATGAGCATCCGGGCCCCGAATGCTACTGCGGCCGTCGCGGGTGTCTGGAAACCTGGCTGTCCGGATCCGGCCTGGCCGCCGATCACCGGCGCATGACCGGCCAGACCCTGGATGTGCGCACCATCGCGGCCCGCGCGCTCGGCGGGGACAGAGATTGCGCGGCCACGCTTTCGCGCCACGAGGACCGCCTGGCGCGTGGGCTTGCCCATGTGGTCAATATCCTGGACCCCCAGGTGATCGTGCTGGCGGGCGGGGTGTCCGCCATCCCCGGTCTGTATGCCGGTGTGCCCGAAAGATGGGGGCAATATATATTTTCAGATCAAGTAGATACGAGAATTCTTCCGGCCCGGCACGGAGATTCCAGCGGTGTTCGGGGCGCCGCCTGGCTGTGGCCGGCCGCCCCGGAGGCCTGA